Proteins from a genomic interval of Lolium perenne isolate Kyuss_39 chromosome 1, Kyuss_2.0, whole genome shotgun sequence:
- the LOC127297177 gene encoding serine carboxypeptidase 2 isoform X3, whose translation MNTVIHRRPLLALVAVLTFLLRPIATAAASGHAADRIDRLPGQPAVDFDMYSGYITVEQSAGRSLFYLLQEAPEEAQPAPLVLWLNGGPGCSSIAYGASEELGAFRIKPRGAGLFLNEYRWNKVANILFLDSPAGVGFSYTKTTSDLYTSGDNRTAHDSYSFLAEWFEKFPHYKYRDFYIAGESYAGHYVPELSQLIHRKNKGVNKPIINIKGFMVGNGLIDDYHDHRGKFQFWWNHGLVSDDTYRLLNDSCLHDSTVHPSPACAAALNVYKGEHGNIDLYSIYTPTCNETAASRRQPNGRYPWMTGSYDPCTERYSTAYYNRLDVQRALHANVTGAINYTWAACSNTINRNWRDAPSSMLPIYKELIGAGLRIWVFRCAAPLVPDLGEVDAKLIGTVASTGVSYNCQWRPTTMDERWTDDGEFPVMMVATP comes from the exons ATGAATACAGTGATCCACCGTAGGCCCCTGCTAGCTCTAGTAGCGGTGTTGACGTTCCTTCTCCGACCAATAGCGACGGCGGCCGCGAGTGGCCATGCCGCGGACCGCATCGACCGTCTGCCAGGACAGCCGGCGGTGGACTTCGACATGTACTCCGGGTACATCACGGTGGAGCAGAGCGCCGGACGGTCGCTGTTCTACCTGCTGCAGGAAGCGCCCGAGGAGGCCCAGCCGGCGCCGCTGGTGCTCTGGCTCAACGGCGGACCCGGCTGCTCCTCCATCGCCTACGGCGCCTCCGAGGAGCTCGGCGCCTTCCGCATCAAGCCGCGTGGCGCGGGGCTGTTCTTGAACGAGTACCGGTGGAACAAAG TGGCCAACATCCTGTTCTTGGACTCGCCAGCCGGCGTTGGGTTCTCCTACACCAAGACCACCTCTGACCTCTACACCTCCGGCGACAACAGAACAG CTCATGACTCCTACAGTTTCTTGGCGGAATGGTTCGAGAAGTTCCCGCATTACAAGTACCGTGACTTCTACATTGCTGGCGAGAGCTATGCAG GGCACTATGTTCCGGAATTATCCCAGCTCATCCACCGGAAAAACAAAGGCGTCAACAAACCCATCATCAACATCAAAGGCTTTATG GTCGGAAATGGTCTAATCGACGACTACCACGACCACCGTGGCAAGTTCCAGTTCTGGTGGAACCACGGGCTGGTCTCCGATGACACATACCGCCTCCTCAACGACTCCTGCCTCCACGATTCAACCGTCCATCCATCGCCAGCGTGCGCCGCCGCGCTCAACGTCTACAAGGGCGAGCACGGAAACATCGACTTGTACAGCATCTACACGCCCACCTGCAACGAGACGGCGGCGAGCCGACGGCAGCCAAATGGACGCTAC CCATGGATGACCGGATCGTATGACCCGTGCACGGAACGATACTCCACGGCGTACTACAACCGGCTGGACGTGCAGAGGGCTCTCCACGCCAACGTGACCGGTGCCATAAACTACACATGGGCGGCCTGCAG TAACACCATCAATAGAAACTGGCGTGATGCTCCGAGCTCCATGCTTCCTATTTACAAAGAGCTTATTGGAGCTGGTCTAAGGATATGGGTCTTCAG GTGTGCTGCTCCGCTGGTTCCTGACCTCGGCGAAGTGGATGCGAAGTTGATTGGGACGGTGGCGTCGACGGGCGTTTCGTACAACTGCCAGTGGAGGCCGACGACGATGGACGAACGATGGACGGACGACGGCGAGTTTCCGGTGATGATGGTGGCGACACCATG A
- the LOC127297177 gene encoding serine carboxypeptidase 2 isoform X2, producing MNTVIHRRPLLALVAVLTFLLRPIATAAASGHAADRIDRLPGQPAVDFDMYSGYITVEQSAGRSLFYLLQEAPEEAQPAPLVLWLNGGPGCSSIAYGASEELGAFRIKPRGAGLFLNEYRWNKVANILFLDSPAGVGFSYTKTTSDLYTSGDNRTAHDSYSFLAEWFEKFPHYKYRDFYIAGESYAGHYVPELSQLIHRKNKGVNKPIINIKGFMVGNGLIDDYHDHRGKFQFWWNHGLVSDDTYRLLNDSCLHDSTVHPSPACAAALNVYKGEHGNIDLYSIYTPTCNETAASRRQPNGRYPWMTGSYDPCTERYSTAYYNRLDVQRALHANVTGAINYTWAACSNTINRNWRDAPSSMLPIYKELIGAGLRIWVFRCAAPLVPDLGEVDAKLIGTVASTGVSYNCQWRPTTMDERWTDDGEFPVMMVATPWCEIKGMQGMISLR from the exons ATGAATACAGTGATCCACCGTAGGCCCCTGCTAGCTCTAGTAGCGGTGTTGACGTTCCTTCTCCGACCAATAGCGACGGCGGCCGCGAGTGGCCATGCCGCGGACCGCATCGACCGTCTGCCAGGACAGCCGGCGGTGGACTTCGACATGTACTCCGGGTACATCACGGTGGAGCAGAGCGCCGGACGGTCGCTGTTCTACCTGCTGCAGGAAGCGCCCGAGGAGGCCCAGCCGGCGCCGCTGGTGCTCTGGCTCAACGGCGGACCCGGCTGCTCCTCCATCGCCTACGGCGCCTCCGAGGAGCTCGGCGCCTTCCGCATCAAGCCGCGTGGCGCGGGGCTGTTCTTGAACGAGTACCGGTGGAACAAAG TGGCCAACATCCTGTTCTTGGACTCGCCAGCCGGCGTTGGGTTCTCCTACACCAAGACCACCTCTGACCTCTACACCTCCGGCGACAACAGAACAG CTCATGACTCCTACAGTTTCTTGGCGGAATGGTTCGAGAAGTTCCCGCATTACAAGTACCGTGACTTCTACATTGCTGGCGAGAGCTATGCAG GGCACTATGTTCCGGAATTATCCCAGCTCATCCACCGGAAAAACAAAGGCGTCAACAAACCCATCATCAACATCAAAGGCTTTATG GTCGGAAATGGTCTAATCGACGACTACCACGACCACCGTGGCAAGTTCCAGTTCTGGTGGAACCACGGGCTGGTCTCCGATGACACATACCGCCTCCTCAACGACTCCTGCCTCCACGATTCAACCGTCCATCCATCGCCAGCGTGCGCCGCCGCGCTCAACGTCTACAAGGGCGAGCACGGAAACATCGACTTGTACAGCATCTACACGCCCACCTGCAACGAGACGGCGGCGAGCCGACGGCAGCCAAATGGACGCTAC CCATGGATGACCGGATCGTATGACCCGTGCACGGAACGATACTCCACGGCGTACTACAACCGGCTGGACGTGCAGAGGGCTCTCCACGCCAACGTGACCGGTGCCATAAACTACACATGGGCGGCCTGCAG TAACACCATCAATAGAAACTGGCGTGATGCTCCGAGCTCCATGCTTCCTATTTACAAAGAGCTTATTGGAGCTGGTCTAAGGATATGGGTCTTCAG GTGTGCTGCTCCGCTGGTTCCTGACCTCGGCGAAGTGGATGCGAAGTTGATTGGGACGGTGGCGTCGACGGGCGTTTCGTACAACTGCCAGTGGAGGCCGACGACGATGGACGAACGATGGACGGACGACGGCGAGTTTCCGGTGATGATGGTGGCGACACCATGGTGCGAAATAAAAGGAATGCAGGGCATGATAAGCCTTAGATAA
- the LOC127297177 gene encoding serine carboxypeptidase 2 isoform X5 yields the protein MNTVIHRRPLLALVAVLTFLLRPIATAAASGHAADRIDRLPGQPAVDFDMYSGYITVEQSAGRSLFYLLQEAPEEAQPAPLVLWLNGGPGCSSIAYGASEELGAFRIKPRGAGLFLNEYRWNKVANILFLDSPAGVGFSYTKTTSDLYTSGDNRTAHDSYSFLAEWFEKFPHYKYRDFYIAGESYAGHYVPELSQLIHRKNKGVNKPIINIKGFMVGNGLIDDYHDHRGKFQFWWNHGLVSDDTYRLLNDSCLHDSTVHPSPACAAALNVYKGEHGNIDLYSIYTPTCNETAASRRQPNGRYPWMTGSYDPCTERYSTAYYNRLDVQRALHANVTGAINYTWAACSNTINRNWRDAPSSMLPIYKELIGAGLRIWVFRSAVGARYIRASHW from the exons ATGAATACAGTGATCCACCGTAGGCCCCTGCTAGCTCTAGTAGCGGTGTTGACGTTCCTTCTCCGACCAATAGCGACGGCGGCCGCGAGTGGCCATGCCGCGGACCGCATCGACCGTCTGCCAGGACAGCCGGCGGTGGACTTCGACATGTACTCCGGGTACATCACGGTGGAGCAGAGCGCCGGACGGTCGCTGTTCTACCTGCTGCAGGAAGCGCCCGAGGAGGCCCAGCCGGCGCCGCTGGTGCTCTGGCTCAACGGCGGACCCGGCTGCTCCTCCATCGCCTACGGCGCCTCCGAGGAGCTCGGCGCCTTCCGCATCAAGCCGCGTGGCGCGGGGCTGTTCTTGAACGAGTACCGGTGGAACAAAG TGGCCAACATCCTGTTCTTGGACTCGCCAGCCGGCGTTGGGTTCTCCTACACCAAGACCACCTCTGACCTCTACACCTCCGGCGACAACAGAACAG CTCATGACTCCTACAGTTTCTTGGCGGAATGGTTCGAGAAGTTCCCGCATTACAAGTACCGTGACTTCTACATTGCTGGCGAGAGCTATGCAG GGCACTATGTTCCGGAATTATCCCAGCTCATCCACCGGAAAAACAAAGGCGTCAACAAACCCATCATCAACATCAAAGGCTTTATG GTCGGAAATGGTCTAATCGACGACTACCACGACCACCGTGGCAAGTTCCAGTTCTGGTGGAACCACGGGCTGGTCTCCGATGACACATACCGCCTCCTCAACGACTCCTGCCTCCACGATTCAACCGTCCATCCATCGCCAGCGTGCGCCGCCGCGCTCAACGTCTACAAGGGCGAGCACGGAAACATCGACTTGTACAGCATCTACACGCCCACCTGCAACGAGACGGCGGCGAGCCGACGGCAGCCAAATGGACGCTAC CCATGGATGACCGGATCGTATGACCCGTGCACGGAACGATACTCCACGGCGTACTACAACCGGCTGGACGTGCAGAGGGCTCTCCACGCCAACGTGACCGGTGCCATAAACTACACATGGGCGGCCTGCAG TAACACCATCAATAGAAACTGGCGTGATGCTCCGAGCTCCATGCTTCCTATTTACAAAGAGCTTATTGGAGCTGGTCTAAGGATATGGGTCTTCAG